The Papio anubis isolate 15944 chromosome 10, Panubis1.0, whole genome shotgun sequence genome includes the window CACCAGTTCCCAGGATCTCAGTTTACAGACGGGAAGACCAAAGCTCAGAGAATGTAAGCTGCCGGCAGACACACCACTGGTAAGAGGTGGAACCTCACCCAGGCTCTTCCCCTGCAGTGCAGGCTGTCACTGAAATCACGCCAGGCCCTCACCACCCAGGCTGGTGGGTGCCCCCAACAGAGCCACATTCTTGAAGGTGTTTCTCTACCCAGTCTAAAGCAGGATGTCCTTTTTCACCTCCACATTTCTGTTATCATGCAGCAGGTTGCACATCTCATTTCTGAGGAAGACATTTGGGGCTGTGTTCTGTGAACGGCCTGTTGCTATTTGCTCGTGTTCCCCTGGGGTTGTTGATTTTCCGCTGACTGTAGGAGTACTTTAGCATTTAAGGAAACTCACCCTTTGCcatatgtgttgcaaatattttttccagttttttttttttatagtgggATTTTAATATCACATGCCATtgaattttcaatatttattttttggcttgaCATTTAAAGTAATCCCAGCCAGCCTCGTTCTGCGGTGTTCCTCTGGGCTATTGGGGTGCGAGGTTTTCCCCGATCTTGCCCTTGGCCGTGTAGGTGGATGCTGTCCATTTTCAGCTCTGCAGTGCTTGGAAAGGCAGCCTTCCTGTTAATGCTACCTTCAGCTTCCTCAGAAACAGGACGAAACCTACAGGTGAGCCTCTCCTCCTGGATTCCAAGTGAGGATGCCTAGAAACAGAGCAGGTGGCCCATGTAGGTCCGTCTGCCCAGGGCAGTCTTTGAGGCACAGCAGCAGTGAGGCTTCAGGTCATTAGGTTTAAGGAGGGTGAGTAGAAGGAATCTGGAGTGGTCTGTGGGCAGGAGAGGTCTGACTATGCCCAGAGGAGAGCGGAGGGCATTCCAAAGGGAGcaacagaaagaacaaaggcGTGCAATAGGGCTGCTTACCTGTAGGACAGGTCATAGGTCTGCCTGGGCCAGGACAGGTTTCTATGAGGCAAGGCACACGGGCGGGGCACTGATGGTACAGCCTCAGGAGCAGCGAGACGCCCTCCCACAGCGTGGGGCAGGCCCTGGGGGTCCCGGGGGTCCCTGGGGTCGCGGCAGTCGCGAAGGGGAGGAGCTGGAGCTTGGCAGGTCTGGCGATGCCCTAATTAAGCCGCGGGTACATTTCCCAGCCCAACTGTCAACCGTGCGCGGTGCGAGCCAAGAATGAATATTCCCAAAGCGCCAACAGAAGGAAGTGCTTCATAAAAACGGAGCCCGAGGGCGTGAAGGGAAAACAAGCCCTGTTCACACGCAGGCAGCAGCATCCGCTCGGCACGGCCCCCAGGAGGCGGAAACGCGCACGGCGATACGGCTGCAGGCGCCGGGAGCCCCCAGTGCAGATGTGGAGCGCTCGGGAGCTGGAGGCTCTTTTCCTGCCCAGCTCGTGCCCCCTCGGCAGCCGCCAGGGCTCCCCAAGGTCTTTCGGGGATCCAGGAGGCA containing:
- the LOC108581764 gene encoding uncharacterized protein LOC108581764; translation: MHFPSQAVDEGVRSDPCPASAGSRTKSSWKETPVPRISVYRREDQSSENVSCRQTHHWWMLSIFSSAVLGKAAFLLMLPSASSETGRNLQPNCQPCAVRAKNEYSQSANRRKCFIKTEPEGVKGKQALFTRRQQHPLGTAPRRRKRARRYGCRRREPPVQMWSARELEALFLPSSCPLGSRQGSPRSFGDPGGRPLPPMLQGAATVAERRLSKELIIGHPRSKLLRGVFTLKAVRFRR